The nucleotide sequence TCGTCTTCGATCAAAGTGACGTGGGTTTCTTTGAACTGCGATTGGATGGCATTGGTTTTTCGGGACAGGTAATGCTTGATGTCGCTGGAAGTTAATTTTTCCTTCGAAATAGGTTCGCCCGCTACCACGGTTTCGATGAGCAATTTGGCTTTCATCAAGCGCAAGACTGCTTTGGATTGTAATTCTTCGAGGATTTTGAGTTCTTCGAATAGAGTTTTGGCTTTTTGGGTACGTTTGACTTCTTCGATTTTCCACAGAATTTCGAAAACCAATTCGTCCATAGGCGCTAGGAAATAATTGAAAGCCGCCTCGATGCGCTGGCTCACATGAATTAAATCGACGGTTTCGGTATTGAAAATTTTGTTGAGTTGGTGGACGAATTTTTGCGAAGGTGCAAGCAAACTATCCATAGCTTGAAACTGCTTGTCGGCCCAAAGGGAGTGTTTGGATTTTAGCTTGGATTCGGTGTCGCCGTTGTAACTGTATTTGTGATTGCGCCATTCTTGTGCCAAATCATGCCATTCGAAACTGTTTATCAGGTAATTATGGATGAAATTTTTGGTTTCAAAATGCAGGGAATTTTTCAAAAGCTCGTCGGTGGCTTTGTTTTGGGCGTATTCCATCACTTCTTCATCGTTCGAAATTCCGTTCATACGCAACGGAGAAAGCAAAATAAGCCCATTTAACGAACGCAAACGCGATAAGGCGACATAAGCTTGCCCGGGCATAAAAACTTGCGAAACATCAATCGCTGCTTTATCAAAGGTCAGACCTTGACTTTTATGCACGGTAATCGCCCAAGCGAGTTTGATGGGATAGTGTACAAAAGTCCCCAAAACCTCCTCCTCTATTTCCTTAGTCAGTTCATCGACTTTGTAACGGATGTTTTGCCATTCGTATTTTTCGACCTCGATGGTTTTGTTTTCTTCGGGAAAATGCACTCGGATTTCGTGAGACGAAAGCGACTGGATGATTCCCATTTTTCCGTTGAAATATTTTTTTTCGAAAGAGAGGTCGTTTTTGACAAACATCACCTGTGCGCCCACTTTCAGTTGCAACACTTCATCGAGCGGATACATTTTTTCTGGAAAATCGCCCGTGATTTCGGGTTTGTAATTGACTAATTTCCCTTCTAAATCTTCCAGAGCTTGGGCATTCATCGTGTCGGCCTTGGCATTATGAGTTGTTAGGGTAATATAACCTTTGTTGGCTTTGAGGTCAAAATTGGGTTGGACGTATTGATTGAGCACCTCCATGTCCTGAGGCGTAATGGTGTTGTTGCGCAGATTATTTAAAACCGAAATGAAGGTTTCATCGTTCTGACGGAAAATTTTGGATAATTCAATATACAACGGTGGACTTTGCTGTACGACATGGGAATGGAAAAAGAATTTCCCTTTGTAATACTGGCGCAAGGTGCTCCACTCTTCGTCTCGAATCACTGGCGGTAATTGCAATAAATCGCCAATATACAAAACTTGAACTCCTCCAAAAGGTTGTGATTTTTTACGAACGGTTTGCATCATAAAATCGATAGCGTCCAGTAAATCAGCACGGAGCATGCTGACTTCGTCAATCACGAGCAATTCCATATTGCGAATGACGGCTTTCTTGACTCCGTTCATTCTGAAATGACGGCGCAAGGTATCTTTGGATTCGAATTTAACTCTATCGGTAAACTGAGAATCAACATTAAAGGACGGAATAAATCCGCCAAACGGCAATTGAAACATCGAATGAATCGTTACACCGCCCGCATTAAGCGCAGCAATGCCCGTAGGCGCCACGACCACCGTGTTTTTATGGGTGGTTTCAATGATTTGGCGTAACAAAGTGGTTTTTCCGGTTCCTGCTTTTCCTGTGAGGAAGATGGAACGCTGGGTTTGATTGATAAATTGCAAGGTGTATTTTGAGGCTTCGGTTGTAGTTTGCATGGCGTGTAAAATTAGAAATGTAAAAATACAATAATTACGAAATAAAAAAGCTGCTCGAAAATTTCTTTTCAAACAGCTTTATATCAAGTAGTTTATTTTAATTTATTTAATGAAAATCTTTTGAGAGTAAGTGCCATTTGAATTAATGACATTAATAATATAAGCTCCATCAGGATAAGCACTGGTTGATAAAACGATCGTAGAAAGATTAGAAGTAGTATTAAGCAGTTGATTGCCCGACATATCAAATAATTTTATTTGTGATTGACCCGAAAAATTATCCAAAATAATATTCATATTATCCTTAGACTGATCTAAGAAAACCCTGATACTGCCATTATATCCAGTAGAAGTTGTTGATGTAGTATTGCTATTGACTGAACTAGTAGTCGCCCTTTTCCAAACACGAATATAATCTACTGACATTGACGTAGGAATAGCTGGAAGTTGCTTTTTGGCACGAGCATCAGTTACTGGATTTATAGGTTCAAATTTATTATCTAAAAAAGTTACAAAAGGAACTCTAAGCCCTAAAGAAACTGTCACATACATGGGTAAATTCCAATGAGTATTAGGTTTTGTTGCTACTTTTTTGCCATCTACATACCATGTGATTTCAGTATCAGTTACTTCGCATCCATAAACATGGTAGCCTAAAGTTGGATTAAATGAAGCGGTGTAATGATTTTTTTGAGTGGCTACATTCTGTTTTGGTCTATACCAAACTCGTTTTCCCCCTTCTTTTAAAACCAAATGTAAGTTAAGATCCATGTCAAAAATATCATCTTGTTCTCCGTTGAAATAATCAAATTGTTGCAATTCGACCACATCAATTTCAGAATATACGGTCTTGCCTTCTGCAGCAGCGTCATTAAAATCACTATAAAGCCAAAAGGAAGGACATACTCCACGTCCGTTGTCAGCTCCTGGAATATTGATTACAGCTCCTTTCATTTTTACTTCAACAAAACCTGTTGTAAAAGTACTTTTGGATTTTAAAATACCCGAATTAAAATAAGTACCATCTACAGGAACATTATTGGTATTGTGACTCATTTTAATTTCAGCTGCGTTATTCACAATCTTAACATTGCTGTTGTTATTCCATTTCCAGGCATTTACAATCGGTAAATTATTGGCATAGTTCCATTTATTGGCCCAATCAATCGTAGAACTATTAAATTCGTCCGACAAATTAGACTGCAATTCCCACTGTTTATTAGGGTCGGGAGAATTTATAAAAGGGGTTTGTTGTCCATAGACAAAAGAAGATACTACTAAAAGCAGTACTAACGATTTTGGTTTAAAATTCATAATATTTGGGTTAAGTTAATAAACCCAAATAAAAAGAGAAATAACAGTAAAAAACATACTGAAATTATCCTGTAGCAAGTTGAAATTAACCTATTAAAAAAAAACTATTCGAAAATGACTTTTCAAATAGCTTTACACAGAGAATATATCACAACAGTATGTTATACTACTGTTCTTGTGAAATATTTATTTCCAAACACGAACATAATCAACAGACATAGAAGTGGGCATTCCTGCAAGTTGCTTTTTGGCACGCTCATCAACCAATGGGTCAACTGGTTCGAATCTATTGTTCATGAATTTAACAAAAGGAACTCTAAGTCCTAAAGACATCGTAACATTCATAGGACGATTCCAATGTCCATTAGGCTTAGTAGCCACCTTCACCCCATCAATATACCAATTGATTTCAGTTTTTGTCACCTCACAACCGTAAATATGATAATCTAATCTAGGGTCAAATGAAGCTGTATAATGGTTTTTTTGGGTTTCTACTCTTTGTTTTGGACGATACCAAACATCTTTACCATTTTCTTTGATTACCATGTGTAAGTTAAGATCCATATCAAAAATATCATCTTGCTCCCCTTTAAAATAATCAAATTGCTGCAATTCGACTACATCAATTTCAGAATAAACAGTTTGGCCTTCTTCAACATTTCTATCAAAATCACTATACAACCAAAACGAAGGACAAACTCCTCTACCATTATCCATCCCTGGAACATTGATTGTCGCCCCTTTCATTCTAACTTCAACAAAACCAGTAGTAAAAGTATCTTTAGATTTTAAAATACCCGAATTAAAATATGTACCCGCAACAGGAACATTATCAGTATTAT is from Flavobacterium sp. NG2 and encodes:
- a CDS encoding helix-turn-helix domain-containing protein, translating into MQTTTEASKYTLQFINQTQRSIFLTGKAGTGKTTLLRQIIETTHKNTVVVAPTGIAALNAGGVTIHSMFQLPFGGFIPSFNVDSQFTDRVKFESKDTLRRHFRMNGVKKAVIRNMELLVIDEVSMLRADLLDAIDFMMQTVRKKSQPFGGVQVLYIGDLLQLPPVIRDEEWSTLRQYYKGKFFFHSHVVQQSPPLYIELSKIFRQNDETFISVLNNLRNNTITPQDMEVLNQYVQPNFDLKANKGYITLTTHNAKADTMNAQALEDLEGKLVNYKPEITGDFPEKMYPLDEVLQLKVGAQVMFVKNDLSFEKKYFNGKMGIIQSLSSHEIRVHFPEENKTIEVEKYEWQNIRYKVDELTKEIEEEVLGTFVHYPIKLAWAITVHKSQGLTFDKAAIDVSQVFMPGQAYVALSRLRSLNGLILLSPLRMNGISNDEEVMEYAQNKATDELLKNSLHFETKNFIHNYLINSFEWHDLAQEWRNHKYSYNGDTESKLKSKHSLWADKQFQAMDSLLAPSQKFVHQLNKIFNTETVDLIHVSQRIEAAFNYFLAPMDELVFEILWKIEEVKRTQKAKTLFEELKILEELQSKAVLRLMKAKLLIETVVAGEPISKEKLTSSDIKHYLSRKTNAIQSQFKETHVTLIEDEADANRYTSKKKTDKKEPKKSTVQETYDLWLQKNTIKEIAAIRKLTQETILSHLTKLINAKTITINDVLPEDKIQELTEAFHGYQEESVSPLKEKYGEKFSWEELRMFKASLN
- a CDS encoding family 16 glycosylhydrolase, coding for MNFKPKSLVLLLVVSSFVYGQQTPFINSPDPNKQWELQSNLSDEFNSSTIDWANKWNYANNLPIVNAWKWNNNSNVKIVNNAAEIKMSHNTNNVPVDGTYFNSGILKSKSTFTTGFVEVKMKGAVINIPGADNGRGVCPSFWLYSDFNDAAAEGKTVYSEIDVVELQQFDYFNGEQDDIFDMDLNLHLVLKEGGKRVWYRPKQNVATQKNHYTASFNPTLGYHVYGCEVTDTEITWYVDGKKVATKPNTHWNLPMYVTVSLGLRVPFVTFLDNKFEPINPVTDARAKKQLPAIPTSMSVDYIRVWKRATTSSVNSNTTSTTSTGYNGSIRVFLDQSKDNMNIILDNFSGQSQIKLFDMSGNQLLNTTSNLSTIVLSTSAYPDGAYIINVINSNGTYSQKIFIK
- a CDS encoding family 16 glycosylhydrolase; its protein translation is MNSKKIFSLLLLVVCFSVLSQNKPYILSPDSSKKWKLQTNLSDEFNSKSIDWNNKWLLKKVLPNVNAWKWNNEANVNIVNNAAEITMRHNTDNVPVAGTYFNSGILKSKDTFTTGFVEVRMKGATINVPGMDNGRGVCPSFWLYSDFDRNVEEGQTVYSEIDVVELQQFDYFKGEQDDIFDMDLNLHMVIKENGKDVWYRPKQRVETQKNHYTASFDPRLDYHIYGCEVTKTEINWYIDGVKVATKPNGHWNRPMNVTMSLGLRVPFVKFMNNRFEPVDPLVDERAKKQLAGMPTSMSVDYVRVWK